Genomic window (Jeotgalibaca ciconiae):
CCAGACATAATACAATTTACCGTTCAGTTCAAAAACAGTTGCATCTAGACTAAAACTTTCAAAAGCGGTTTTAACCTGCCCTTTTTCCACCCAATTACCTGTTAGTGGATTTTCGTCCGCACATTCCAGAGCGTACATCCGATGTTGGAAGGTTCCTTTTGCAACTTCCGAACTCCCTGCTGCAGCAAAGTATATATACCATTTCCCTTGGACAAAATGAATCTCTGGAGCCCAAATTAATTTACTCATTTCACCACTTGGATGAGCGTGCCAAACGCTGGCTCTTTCTCCATCTTCCAATTCATTTAGAGTTTTCGCTCTTCTTACTTCAATCTCCTCGTATCCAGGAACCGATCCTGTAAAATAATAATATCCATCTGTATGTTTATACACCCACGGATCTGCTCTCTCCATCACGATTGGATTTATATATCTATTTGTTTCATTATTTGTCAAAGTGGCCCACCTTCTACCTTTCTGATTAATCACCGTTAGTATTGACTTTTCAATCGAATTGCTTTGTTTCTTGTTTGATAAAGATAATAGTTAATTCATGCAATTATTCTTTATACAATATTTTTCTGTCATTTTCTAAAAATTTGAACAGATAGAAATGAAATCAAATAAGAAGTTTTTTATCTATCTGCTCAAATCCATAAAAGATTGAACAAATAGTAAATTAGTGTATGTAAATACAATCTATTTCTGCGAAATTTTCTTTATGAGATAACTCGATTGTATTAATACCTTCTCCTAGTTGAATTTTGACTGTGACCCATTGGAATCTTCCCCAGTGTTTTGTTTTTGGATACACTACATCACTTTGTTGAACTCCATTGATAATCAATTTATGCTTAGCTTCTTGAGAATATCCATTGTCATAGCGAATTAACATCTCATATTCACCATCTTCAGATACAGCAACATTTGTAAATTTAATTCTGCTATTAGAAAAATTAATGTCTCCTACTTTTTCGCCTTCAGAAGCATCATAGTGATCTACTATCCTAACATTATCTAACTGAGCACTTTCTGCTTCATATTTTTGAAATCTTGTTGGTAAAGAACCAAATTTTACGTCATTCAATTCCGAAGTATCGTTCTCGACAGTTACGATTTGAAAGATCTGTTTGTTATCTGCTGACATAATAATACTTTGACTATATGCAGTGTTATGTGCTGAATCATCTAATGAAGAAAAAGTTACAGGTAGCGGCTCGCGCTCCCATATTCCATCACCAAGATTCTTGTTAGTATAAAAATTTTGATTATCTTCTAGTCCAGGTAACGAATTAATACCCCACTTTGAAGCAATTAGAATTTTCCCATTCACGCTACCATCGTCTACCCAAGTTATCGAAGGTGATGATCCTGGCGTTCTGCCATCGCTTGAATAAATAGGAGTTCCTAAATCATTTGCATTCCAATTAATGCCATCATTTGATTTTTTAATATATACCTGTGCAAAGTTTTCAGTCATTGAAGGCTTATTAACTACCTCATAAGATGCAATAAACGTATTATCAGGTAATTGGGTCATTGTAAGCATTCCTGGTCGGTCGTGTTTGTTTGGTACTGCTACTACATTGGATAGTGCCCCCCAAGTTTTTCCGCCATCTGTAGATGTCTTCATAACTAGAGCTTGAAGAATATCATCATTCTTTTGTCGTTCATCTGAATAATAAACAGATAAATCTCCATTTCCGTTTAAATAAAGTGCAGGTTCCCAAATCGGTGTTGTTGTAGAATCAGGTGACGGATCATAATCTGCAGGACCACCTTCATCAACTATCGATAATAGACTCCAAGTTTTTCCTAAATCGGAACTTTTATAAATCGCTAAAACAGTTTTACTTTCATCTTCTGGTTTCAATATACCCGCTAAGAGGATATCTCCTTTTTTAGAGTACGTAGTGTCTCTTTCTACTTCATATAAAAATGGATTCATCTGTAGTGGATATTGTGAAAAATCATTTGTAAAATCCACAATTTTTGTCCAATTTTTCCCTTTATCGTCACTTTTATAAATAGGCCAAACTAGACGATTATTTTCCATTTTTCCTTGATCAAATGTAGCAATAAGAGAACCATTACTTGCAGAACTATTTTTCACTTCGATTACTTTAGGATAGGTTGCACCAGCATCCATAAAACCAGTGCTTGCAGTCGGAGAATAAATTGTACTACCATTACCATCAACTACACTTTCTTCTTGTGCTTCGATACTTTTTGCATGAATATGTATACTGAAACTAAAAAAAGAAAAAGCCAAAAGAATCATTCCAATAGTTTTCATTTTTTCATTAAGAGTTCCTCATTTCTATTGATCTGAAATTGATTTATCTAATAATTTTTGCATCTTTGGTTGTGCTTCCTTCACATATTCTTCAGCTGTTTTCTTTCCATCTAGGACAGGTTGAATGTTTGTGAAAAACTCATCGTACCATTCGCTAGTATACGTTCTCGTCATTGGCAATGATCTTCCATTTGTATCTAAAATATCTAAAAATATTTGTTTATTTATAGGTCTGGATGATGTATCAGAAGCCCATTCTTTTGCTTTTTCTACATTGTTAGGAATTTGTACTGATGCTTCAACTAATGCATCTTGTCCCTTTACAGAAGTAGACAAATATTTTACTAATTCAACTGCATCTTCAGGCGATTTTGTATTTGCTGAAACACCGATACCCGTAGACTGGAAGTAAGTAGCCCAATCGCCTGATTGTCCTGTTGGCCAAGGTATCAAGTCGTATTCAAAGTCAAGTTTTTGATAAGTTCCCATATCCCAAGGTCCCACTGGAAAAAATGCTAGCTCTCCTTTCATCCATCTTTGATAAGTATCTAACGTTTGTCCTTGAGAAACTGAAGGAGTTACTTCATACTTAATTTGTAAATTAACAAATTCTTGTAAAGCGCTTATAAATTCAGGTGTATCAATAGTCACTTTTGTTGCGTCTTCATTCAACCAATCTCCTCCATTTCCCCAAACAAACGAAGGAAGTGACCATCTAACATCAAGTCCAGTACCCCATTGATCTAATTCTCCATCTCCATTAGTATCTTTAGTCAGTTTTTTTGCAATCGTTACAAATTCTTCTTGAGTAAAGCTGTGGCTTTTGTCTGGCAACTCGATTCCATTTTCTTCAAACATAGTTTTGTTATAACCTAGAGCAAATGGTGCTGCATCTTTTGGTAAACCGTAATGTGTACCAGCTCCTACATCAGTACCATCAAACTGAAAATTTTTAACAGCCATTGGCCAAATTCCATCAATATCATTTTTAGCTTCATCACTTAGATAATCATCCATTTCTAACAATACACCATTATTTACATATGTTAAAAAGTCTACTTGTTCAAACCAAAAAACATCAGGAACATTCCCCCCAGAAATAGCAGCCTGTAATTTAGTTTTATACTGACTACCATCAGTTGGAATAACTTTTACCTTTACATCATTTTCTTTCTCAAACTCTTTTATCACTTGTTCGTATGCATCTTGTTCTTCTTGATTCCCAGTCAACATCATTGTAATTTCTTTTTTACTTGAATCACCCGATTCATTTTCACTGTTCTGACATGCTGTAAAGAGAATTAACGAACTGAAAATCGTAATTACTAACATAAATTTTTTCATAGAAAAACACTCTCCCTAATTTTTTTATATTTTTCTTAAATCGG
Coding sequences:
- a CDS encoding exo-alpha-sialidase; translation: MKTIGMILLAFSFFSFSIHIHAKSIEAQEESVVDGNGSTIYSPTASTGFMDAGATYPKVIEVKNSSASNGSLIATFDQGKMENNRLVWPIYKSDDKGKNWTKIVDFTNDFSQYPLQMNPFLYEVERDTTYSKKGDILLAGILKPEDESKTVLAIYKSSDLGKTWSLLSIVDEGGPADYDPSPDSTTTPIWEPALYLNGNGDLSVYYSDERQKNDDILQALVMKTSTDGGKTWGALSNVVAVPNKHDRPGMLTMTQLPDNTFIASYEVVNKPSMTENFAQVYIKKSNDGINWNANDLGTPIYSSDGRTPGSSPSITWVDDGSVNGKILIASKWGINSLPGLEDNQNFYTNKNLGDGIWEREPLPVTFSSLDDSAHNTAYSQSIIMSADNKQIFQIVTVENDTSELNDVKFGSLPTRFQKYEAESAQLDNVRIVDHYDASEGEKVGDINFSNSRIKFTNVAVSEDGEYEMLIRYDNGYSQEAKHKLIINGVQQSDVVYPKTKHWGRFQWVTVKIQLGEGINTIELSHKENFAEIDCIYIH
- a CDS encoding ABC transporter substrate-binding protein, which gives rise to MKKFMLVITIFSSLILFTACQNSENESGDSSKKEITMMLTGNQEEQDAYEQVIKEFEKENDVKVKVIPTDGSQYKTKLQAAISGGNVPDVFWFEQVDFLTYVNNGVLLEMDDYLSDEAKNDIDGIWPMAVKNFQFDGTDVGAGTHYGLPKDAAPFALGYNKTMFEENGIELPDKSHSFTQEEFVTIAKKLTKDTNGDGELDQWGTGLDVRWSLPSFVWGNGGDWLNEDATKVTIDTPEFISALQEFVNLQIKYEVTPSVSQGQTLDTYQRWMKGELAFFPVGPWDMGTYQKLDFEYDLIPWPTGQSGDWATYFQSTGIGVSANTKSPEDAVELVKYLSTSVKGQDALVEASVQIPNNVEKAKEWASDTSSRPINKQIFLDILDTNGRSLPMTRTYTSEWYDEFFTNIQPVLDGKKTAEEYVKEAQPKMQKLLDKSISDQ